The genomic segment TTGCAGCCTCATCTGGCAGGATGGGCATAGATTGCCTTCGATCCTAACGCCAATCTCCTGCTCAATCTCTCCTCTCAGCTCATGCGGAATGAGATGCAGCGGCTCTTCGTGCATCGGGCAGCCTTTAATCGCATAGACGGCGCCGCGTTTCGTTCTGGAATATTTCTCAAGCCCCTTTTTGAGCATCGTAACCAGCGTCGATTTCCCTCCACTGACAGGACCCATTAGAAGCAAAATCCGTTTGCGCACATCAAGCCTTCGCGCCGAGGAGTGGAAATATTCCTCCACCAGCTTTTCAACAGAGCGGTCCAGCCCATAAATTTCCTGCTCGAAAAATTTGTACCGCTTCTTCCCATCCCTCTCCTCGACTCCATAGGATTCAATCATTTCATAGACACGCGCGTGCGCCGTCATGGCCGGGGTTGGATCCTGTCTCAGCAGTTCAATATAATCCTTGAAAGATCCACTCCAGGCCAGCTTCTCACTCTCTGCTTGATATTCCGATATTCGCTTGAAAATGTCCATGCCGTGCCTCCTCCCATCGCTTCCGCAATACGCAATTTTTCACTTCGCTCGGCATTTGCTTGCAAGAACCTCAGCGAGTGGAACTAACTTTATTGAAGTATTACATGTCTATGCTTATTCCGCGTGGAAATTGACCACTATTTTAGGCGGTAATCATGCATATTACGACAAGTACGCTTGCAGCGCGGGTTTGCTTGAAATATAAGCATTTATAAGCTTTACCCTTATAAATGGGCTTATATTTCTCGGACTGAAACGCGCCGCGCCGCCAGAGGACGGCGACAGCCGTTTCACCTTGGACAAATCAATTCGATCTGCCCGTGCTCCCTATCCTTTGTTATAATAGTTAGAAGAAAGTGGGGGAATGCACGTGGCAGTCAGTAAGGAAGAGGAGCTTTACGGCCCGGTAAAAGCTTATTATGAAGCGCGCGGCTTCGTCGTCAAAAGCGAGGTGCTGCACTGCGATCTCGTTGCGATGCACGCGGATACCGAAGAAACCATTATTGTGGAAATGAAAAAGACGTTCAATCTCGCCCTGCTGCTGCAAGGGATCGAACGCCTTCGTATAAATGATCAAGTCGTGCTCGTAGTCGAGCGCAATCGTAAAAAAAGCGGCGCGCACAACCAGCGCTTCGGTGAAATTACCGAGCTGTGCCGCATGCTCGGCATCGGCCTTATGACCGTCACCTTCTTCAAGACGAAGGCGCCTGTCATTGATGTGCTGTGCGAGCCCGGCGAGGCGCCGCAGCGCGGAACCCGCCGCAAGAAGCAGGCGAGGCTGCTTCTTGAATTTCGCGAGCGCAGCGGCGATTATAATGTAGGCGGCAGTACCGGCCGCAAGCTGGTGACCGCCTATCGCGAGAAGGCGCTGCGCTGCGCCTACGCGCTTCAGCAGCTGGGAGAGGCGCACTCGCCTAGCCAGGTTGCTGCGCTGACGAGCTTCCCGCGCAGCGGCGCTGTGCTGCGCGACAATTACTATGGCTGGTTTGAGCGCCAGCAGCGCGGAAAATACCGGCTGCTCCCTGCCGGGGCAGCCGCCTTGACCGAATACGCCGAAGTCATCGCCGATTGGGTGGCCGCTTTGCCAAGCAATCAAGCCGGGCCATGCACAACTGCTGCCTCTGGCGAATCGCAGGCAGCTTTGGCCTACCGCGCTCCTCGCCGTCCTGGCAAGCGGCGCTCATCGTCCCGCTGATGGCCAAGAGATCGGTCATTGGCATCTGGGATCGGGCACAAGCATCAGCATGCAGCTGCAACTCGATGCTTGTGCGCGCTGCCCTGTTAGGATCGGGCCGTAAACTCGCGGATTGCTTCCGCAAAGCGCTCTACGCCAAGAGCCGTCTTGGCTCCAATATTATAAGTAAAGTTGAGCCGCGCCGTATTGCGCTGCGGGTCATAAGCATAGAAGGAGCTTCCAGGCACGAAAGCAACACCCTTCTTAACGGAAGCCCGGAGAAGCGCCTCTGCATCAAGGCCTTCCGGCAGCTCCACCCATAGGAACATGCCTCCCTTCGGCTCAATCCAGCGCAATCCTTCAATATGCTGCTGCACAAGCAGCCCTTGCATTTCGCGCATCCGCTCCCCGTAGGAGGCAGAGATAACTTTAATATGCTCATCGAGCGGAAAGCTATCCAGCAGCTCGCTGACGATTTGCTGATCAATCGCGCTGGAATGCAAATCTGCCGCCTGCTTCGCTTTAGCCATCATCGCAATGACTTCCGCTGGACCCATTGCCCATCCTGTGCGCAGCCCTGGCGCAACCGTCTTCGAAAAGGTGCTCGTATAAATAACCGAGCCTGAACGGCCCGCTTGCTGGTCAAGCGCAAACAATGTCGGATAAACGGCATTTACATCATATTTGATTTCCCCGTATGGATCATCTTCCAAGATTGGCACACCATAAGAGCTGCAAAGCGCCAGCAGCTGCTGCCTGCGCTCCGTGCTCCAGACGCGCCCCGTCGGATTGCCGAAGGTAGGCACGGCGTACACTAGCTTTGGACGATGCTCGCGAATAAGCCGCTCCGCATCCTCCGCTACAATGCCATGCTCATCGCTGTCCGCAGCAATGACATTTAAGCCATTCATCTCAAACACCTGCAAGCAAGCGAGATATGTCGGCCTTTCCACCAATATCGTATCGCCAGGCTCGGTCAGCACTTCAACAATGAGGCTGATCGCCTGCTGGGAGCCTGTCGTCAGCAGCATTTCGTCAGGACGTACGTTCATGCCCTTATGTCCCATACGCTCGCACAGCTGTTCACGCAGCGGCATAAAGCCCTCGGTCAATCCGTATTGCAGAGCGCTTGCGCCCTTCGTAAACACGCGATCGGCAGCTTCGCGAATCGCCTTCACCGGAAACAGCTCCTCAGCCGGCAGCCCTCCAGCGAATGAAATCATATCCTTGCCCTGCGTCAGCTTGAGAATATCTCTTACGACCGATGATTTGAGAGCGGTCACTCGTGATGAAAAACGGTAATCCATGGTTCGACTCCTCCTAAGATGCAAGCTTTAACGCTTATAGCTCTATGTTATCAAGGTACAGCCCATATTTAAAGTTTTCTTTTTCGGGCAGGTTGGGTATAATGAAAACAGTTGCATGAGGATTTTGGAGGTGCCATTAATGTCCATCACATTCATTATTGTAATGACTGTATTCGTCTTGTTCTTGACGGCTATGTTCACGTCTTCTTACAACGATGACAAAACCAAAGGCCTGTAAGCTGAACGATCTGCTTGCACCAAAAGAAGCTTCTCCGAAGGAATGCAGCCAAGGCTGCTCCATGGGGAAGCTTCTTTCGGTTTGTACCT from the Paenibacillus sp. BIHB 4019 genome contains:
- a CDS encoding PLP-dependent aminotransferase family protein, translating into MDYRFSSRVTALKSSVVRDILKLTQGKDMISFAGGLPAEELFPVKAIREAADRVFTKGASALQYGLTEGFMPLREQLCERMGHKGMNVRPDEMLLTTGSQQAISLIVEVLTEPGDTILVERPTYLACLQVFEMNGLNVIAADSDEHGIVAEDAERLIREHRPKLVYAVPTFGNPTGRVWSTERRQQLLALCSSYGVPILEDDPYGEIKYDVNAVYPTLFALDQQAGRSGSVIYTSTFSKTVAPGLRTGWAMGPAEVIAMMAKAKQAADLHSSAIDQQIVSELLDSFPLDEHIKVISASYGERMREMQGLLVQQHIEGLRWIEPKGGMFLWVELPEGLDAEALLRASVKKGVAFVPGSSFYAYDPQRNTARLNFTYNIGAKTALGVERFAEAIREFTARS
- a CDS encoding DUF2161 family putative PD-(D/E)XK-type phosphodiesterase, producing the protein MAVSKEEELYGPVKAYYEARGFVVKSEVLHCDLVAMHADTEETIIVEMKKTFNLALLLQGIERLRINDQVVLVVERNRKKSGAHNQRFGEITELCRMLGIGLMTVTFFKTKAPVIDVLCEPGEAPQRGTRRKKQARLLLEFRERSGDYNVGGSTGRKLVTAYREKALRCAYALQQLGEAHSPSQVAALTSFPRSGAVLRDNYYGWFERQQRGKYRLLPAGAAALTEYAEVIADWVAALPSNQAGPCTTAASGESQAALAYRAPRRPGKRRSSSR